In a single window of the Neodiprion virginianus isolate iyNeoVirg1 chromosome 1, iyNeoVirg1.1, whole genome shotgun sequence genome:
- the LOC124305766 gene encoding meckelin → MANMCTLTLFTSLIPCKLFWDKHNSPLWLYYGEGEAPTVLNRKKISQQYSLDVESNSSRLNITFATFSMNGQYQSISAPTLICDLFKNIRFGINIEKSCATTAKILNDIRMEFFEPYLGYREGDKMILYALPVLIRNTNKDEIDASRWQLVRRFFFTDTIAGIKALPASLGTAFKREDYPTVVRYAKSINILIKVQNKEEKGKIFPPLLMIEYGELLNEHVRQNVEVQISYKITYILADNDMYNAIEVSTGVLSSLAVAFAAIKAWSHCKRNGSEVPNTSTFFWFFIFCCGLLGNVFIFVVFCASAYMFIFFKGQTVMHVLLPSEANEETVRIFVIVAFSLKLVEIMGLVYQIRNIDMFFIDWEQPRSVQSQPKYDSPRTSLKKLYANRFSGEKRSSPKTPSEIISASRNKTPHKLSSINTPSRRSRLSIQSDLNDSNLPNQSGGDIFSMGDTADRTDQKKLPVSIWRTYFIANEWYKIQTIRKVNMLVQGIATLFILEVVNVKFWARSDPELSIRAVESTLQERESFTLKFAVGTLVYMFVYLLQWLTMVIFYNRYVKNHIKEFIDLCSMANISIFILSQNHYGYYIHGRSVHGFADTDLATLISDLKQEEENLCAHRGLLPGTTEQSFVISVSATFRNFYDKIMNPIKLEESRFLRSDIISTSNLERNIQTYQKMKQFLTQFIDHCFKDLEYTVRDKQFLEKLLDIEFREGVEKSIFYVDNNHSFDRAMFYGNEWMLVTFEITLFNFMEALFEDYTLAIIVTVFASQLLIICCKFNGKKNLAQKTLIDERFLL, encoded by the exons ATGGCAAATATGTGCACCCTGACTTTATTTACATCTTTGATACCATGTAAATTATTTTGGGATAAACATAACTCTCCTTTATGGCTGTACTATGGAGAAGGCGAAGCCCCAACAGTTCtcaatcgtaaaaaaatttcacagcaGTATAGTCTGGATGTAGAGAGTAAT AGTAGCAGGTTGAATATTACATTTGCCACATTTTCAATGAATGGACAATATCAATCGATCTCAGCACCAACTTTAATCTGCGACTTGTTCAAAAATATCAGATTTGGtattaatattgaaaagtCATGTGCAACAACTGCCAAAATACTCAATGATATAAGAATGGAGTTTTTTGAACCATATCTTGGATACAGAGAGGGCgacaaaatgattttatacGCACTGCCGGTTCTGATAAGAAATACAAATAAG GATGAAATTGATGCTTCTCGATGGCAACTGGTAAGGAGATTTTTCTTTACTGATACTATAGCTGGCATTAAAGCCTTGCCAGCGTCGTTAGGCACTGCCTTTAAGAGAGAAGattatccaactgttgtgaGATATGCTAAATCTATTAATATTTT AATCAAAGTGCAGAATAAAGAAGAGAAGGGAAAAATATTCCCACCGTTACTTATGATAGAATATGGTGAATTGCTAAACGAACATGTGCGTCAAAACGTTGAGGTGCAAATTAGCTATAAAATCACTTACATATTGGCAGATAACGACATGTACAATGCCATAGAG GTGTCTACAGGCGTTTTGTCGAGTTTAGCAGTTGCTTTTGCCGCAATCAAGGCATGGAGCCATTGTAAACGAAATGGCAGTGAAGTTCCAAATACCTCCACgtttttctggttttttatattttgctGCGGTTTACTAGGAAACGTTTTTATATTCGTAGTTTTCTGCGCCAGTGCTTACATGTTCATCTTTTTTAAAGGGCAGACCGTGATGCATGTTTTATTACCGAGCGAGGCCAACGAGGAGACTGTCAGAATATTCGTGATCGTTGCGTTCTCTTTAAAA CTTGTTGAGATAATGGGACTCGTCTATCAGATTAGAAACATTGACATGTTTTTCATTGATTGGGAACAACCGAGGTCTGTTCAAAGCCAACCAAAGTACGATTCACCTCGTACATCTCTAAAGAAATTGTACGCTAATAGATTCTCTGGTGAAAAACGTAGCTCGCCAAAAACACCATCAGAAATAATATCAGCTAGTAGAAACAAAACACCGCACAAATTGAGTAGCATTAATACCCCGAGCAGGCGATCAAGACTCTCGATTCAGAGTGATTTAAACGATTCAAATCTCCCCAATCAATCAGGTGGAGATATTTTCTCTATGGGAGATACTGCTGATCGTACCgatcaaaaaaaattgccagTTAGTATTTGGCGAACTTATTTCATCGCTAATGAATggtacaaaattcaaacaatcAGAAAAGTAAATATGCTTGTACAAGGCATTGCAACACTGTTCATTTTAGAG GTTGTTAATGTTAAATTCTGGGCACGTTCAGATCCAGAACTTAGCATTCGTGCTGTAGAGTCAACTTTGCAGGAAAGAGAAAGCTTTACGCTAAAATTTGCTGTTGGTACCTTAGTATATATGTTTGTATACCTTCTACAATGGCTGACAATggttatattttataacagATACGTCAAGAATCATATAAAAGAATTCATTGACTTATGTTCAATGGCAAATATCAGtatatttattctttctcaGAATCATTACGGATATTATATTCATGGAAG ATCAGTCCACGGATTTGCAGATACTGATCTAGCTACTTTGATCAGCGACCtaaaacaagaagaagaaaatttgtgCGCACACAGAGGACTTCTACCCGGTACTACAGAACAAAGCTTTGTAATATCAGTGTCAGCAACTTTCAGAAACTTTTATGATAAAATCATGAACCCAATCAAATTG GAAGAGAGCAGATTTCTTAGAAGTGACATAATTTCAACGTCAAATTTGGAAAGAAACATTCAAACATATCAGAAGATGAAACAATTCCTGACCCAATTTATAGATCACTGTTTCAAAGACTTGGAATACACTGTTAGAGATAAGCAATtccttgaaaaacttttagacATTGAATTCAGAGAAGGagtcgaaaaatcaattttctatgTTG ACAACAACCATTCCTTTGATCGTGCCATGTTCTATGGGAACGAATGGATGTTAGTAACTTTTGAAATTACCTTATTCAACTTTATGGAAGCCCTATTTGAGGACTACACTTTGGCGATAATAGTCACAGTATTCGCGTCACAGCTGTTAATTATCTGTTGCAAGTTTAATGGTAAGAAAAATTTAGCTCAGAAAACGTTGATCGATGAAAGATTTTTACTATGA